CAGCCGTCGCCGGGAAAGCGCTGAAAGGTCATAGGCGTCAGCGGCCGAGAGCCTTGACCACCGCGGTCCCCATGTCGGCGGGGGAATCCACTACGTGCATGCCGGCGGCCCGCATGGCCTCGATCTTGGCCTCGGCGGTACCCTTGCCGCCGGCGACGATGGCACCGGCGTGGCCCATGCGGCGGCCCGGAGGAGCCGTTCGGCCGGCGATGAAGCCGATCACCGGACGGTCGAAGTTCTCCTGCACCCAGGCAGCGGCTTCCTCTTCGGCGCTGCCGCCGATCTCGCCGATCATGATCACCGCCTCGGTCTGGTCGTCGTCCTTGAACGCCGACAGCACGTCGATGAAGCTGGTGCCGTTGACCGGATCACCGCCGATGCCGACGCAGCTGGACTGGCCCAGACCGACGTTGGAGAGCTGCCACACCGCCTCGTAGGTGAGGGTACCGGAGCGGCTGACCACGCCGACACCGCCGGGCTTGTGGATATGCCCCGGCATGATGCCGATCTTGGCCTGCCCGGGGGTGATCACACCGGGGCAGTTGGGGCCCACCAGGCGGCTGCTCTTACCCTCCATGAAGGCCTGGACCTTGAGCATGTCCTGCACCGGAATGCCCTCGGTGATGCACGTCACCAGCTCGACGCCGGCGTCCACCGCCTCCATGATGGCGTCGGCAGCGAAGGGCGGGGGTACGAAGATCATCGTCGCGTTGCAGCCGGTGGACTCCCGGGCCTGGGCCACGGAGTCGAAGACCGGGATGCCCTGGACGTCCTGACCACCCTTGCCGGGGGTCACCCCGGCCACCACCTGAGTGCCGTAGTCGCGGCAACCGAGGGCGTGGAACTCCCCCTCCTTACCGGTGATGCCCTGCACCAACAGGCGCGTATCGTTGTCGACCCAGATCGCCATCACCGACCTCCTTTCGCCGCCGCAACCACTTTTTCGGCGGCGTCCGCCATGTGCGAGGCCACGATGAAGTCGAAGTTCGCTTCCCGCAGCACCTCCCGTCCCTGCTCCACGTTGGTGCCCTCGAGGCGCACCACCACCGGCAGCTTGACATTCCCCAACTCTTCGATGGCTGCCACCACGCCGCGGGCGATGCGGTCGGTGCGGGCGATGCCGCCGAAGATGTTGATCAGCACCGCTTCCACGCTGGGGTCGGAGATGATGATCTCAAACGCGTTCTGCACCGCTTCCTGACTGGCGGAGCCGCCGACGTCGAGGAAGTTGGCGGGCTCGCTGCCATAGAGCTTGATGATGTCCATGGTCGCCATGGCCAGGCCGGCGCCGTTGACCATGCAGCCGATGTTGCCGTCGAGCTTGATGTAGTTGAGGCCGTACTTGCCCGCCTCGATCTCCAGCTCGTTCTCCTCCGCCAGGTCCCGCATGCCCAGGATGTCCTGGTGGCGGAACATGGCGTTGTCGTCGAAGTCCATCTTCGCGTCCAGCGCCAGCACGTCACCGTCGGCGTTGACCATCAGCGGATTGATCTCCGCCAGCGAGGCGTCGGTGTCCATGTAGGCGCGGGTCAGCGCGGTGATCAGCTTCGCCGCCTGGGAGGCAGTACGGCCGGAGAGGCCCAGGCCGGAGGCCACCCGGCGCGCCTGGAAAGGAAGGATGCCCAGGTGGGGGTCGAAATGCTGCCGGACGATGGCGTCCGGATCCTCTTCCGCCACCTCTTCGATCTCCATGCCGCCGGCGGCGGAGGCCATCACCATGGGAGAGGCGGTGGCGCGGTCGAGCAGCACCGCCAGGTAGAGCTCCTTGGCGATGTTCTGCTGTTCTTCCACCAGCACCTTGCGGACCTTCTGCCCCTCGTCGCCGGTTTGGGGGGTCACCAGCTGCATGCCGAGGATCTGCGAAGCCACCTGCTCCGCCTCCTCCGGCGAGCCCGCCAGCTTGACGCCGCCGCCCTTGCCGCGGCCGCCGGCATGAATCTGCGCTTTGACCACACACTTGCCACCCAGCTCCTCGCAGATGCGCCGGGCCTGGGCGGCCTCTTCGGTCACCTCGCCCTTAGGCGTGGCCACCCCATAACGGCGCAGGATCTCCTTCGCCTGATATTCGTGAATCTTCAAGACATTCCTCCTTGACTGCTTGCTTGAGGGGCCGCTGCCGCCTGTGGGACCGCTCGCGGGGGGTGCCCGCCGCGCGGTTCGTTGGTGTTCGGCTTTGGGGGCCGGCGCCAGCGGGCTCGCGGGGGACGTTATCACAAAGACTTGAGAACGGACGAGGTCGTCCGCAGGAGGAAACGCCCGGCCCCGGGGCCTCCCGGCGCTCCGCTGGAGACAGCTCAGGGCAGCCTGAGCACCAACACCGTTTGATCATCGTGACGCGGCGCACCGGCGGCAAAG
This window of the Acidobacteriota bacterium genome carries:
- the sucD gene encoding succinate--CoA ligase subunit alpha is translated as MAIWVDNDTRLLVQGITGKEGEFHALGCRDYGTQVVAGVTPGKGGQDVQGIPVFDSVAQARESTGCNATMIFVPPPFAADAIMEAVDAGVELVTCITEGIPVQDMLKVQAFMEGKSSRLVGPNCPGVITPGQAKIGIMPGHIHKPGGVGVVSRSGTLTYEAVWQLSNVGLGQSSCVGIGGDPVNGTSFIDVLSAFKDDDQTEAVIMIGEIGGSAEEEAAAWVQENFDRPVIGFIAGRTAPPGRRMGHAGAIVAGGKGTAEAKIEAMRAAGMHVVDSPADMGTAVVKALGR
- the sucC gene encoding ADP-forming succinate--CoA ligase subunit beta; translated protein: MKIHEYQAKEILRRYGVATPKGEVTEEAAQARRICEELGGKCVVKAQIHAGGRGKGGGVKLAGSPEEAEQVASQILGMQLVTPQTGDEGQKVRKVLVEEQQNIAKELYLAVLLDRATASPMVMASAAGGMEIEEVAEEDPDAIVRQHFDPHLGILPFQARRVASGLGLSGRTASQAAKLITALTRAYMDTDASLAEINPLMVNADGDVLALDAKMDFDDNAMFRHQDILGMRDLAEENELEIEAGKYGLNYIKLDGNIGCMVNGAGLAMATMDIIKLYGSEPANFLDVGGSASQEAVQNAFEIIISDPSVEAVLINIFGGIARTDRIARGVVAAIEELGNVKLPVVVRLEGTNVEQGREVLREANFDFIVASHMADAAEKVVAAAKGGR